The Oscillospiraceae bacterium genome has a segment encoding these proteins:
- the yunB gene encoding sporulation protein YunB codes for MDRKRRRRRGAVARTIILWLLIIGCIFAIIRTADKRLRSVVIQLAQTKAKEYSTLAINSCVTEVLAADNTDYLNLIYIQTNENGLSVVRTNMTMLNTLKAGLTTAIQKRLSEYDDGKLYIALGTLIGSNVFTGRGPKIEVRLVPVGYVTTAITNEFTSAGINQTLHRIMMSVTGTVTIVMAGYSATSEVTADFCIAETVIVGAVPQGFTEVTGSGTTSSNINDFMANPDGSNGIGGIGFE; via the coding sequence ATGGACAGAAAGCGGAGAAGGCGTCGCGGCGCCGTCGCAAGAACGATTATTCTTTGGCTGTTAATTATCGGGTGTATATTTGCCATAATAAGAACAGCCGACAAACGCCTGAGAAGCGTCGTAATCCAATTAGCCCAGACCAAGGCCAAAGAATACAGCACTCTCGCCATCAACTCCTGCGTCACCGAGGTTTTGGCCGCGGATAATACCGATTATTTAAATCTGATCTATATCCAGACAAACGAAAACGGTCTGAGCGTCGTGAGAACCAATATGACGATGCTGAACACGCTGAAAGCCGGCTTGACCACAGCGATCCAAAAACGCCTTTCGGAATATGACGACGGTAAACTCTATATCGCACTCGGTACGCTGATCGGAAGCAACGTCTTCACAGGCAGAGGCCCCAAAATTGAAGTTCGGCTGGTGCCGGTGGGATATGTGACCACAGCGATCACCAACGAATTCACAAGTGCCGGCATCAATCAGACACTGCACAGAATTATGATGTCGGTCACCGGTACGGTCACAATTGTGATGGCCGGCTATTCGGCGACTTCCGAGGTCACGGCGGATTTCTGCATCGCCGAAACCGTCATTGTCGGCGCGGTACCGCAGGGGTTCACCGAAGTCACCGGATCGGGGACTACTTCAAGCAACATAAACGATTTTATGGCGAATCCGGATGGGAGCAATGGAATTGGCGGAATTGGTTTTGAATGA